One window from the genome of Pseudalkalibacillus hwajinpoensis encodes:
- a CDS encoding glutaredoxin family protein: MQKSVILYSKETCPLCDEAYELLLELQKEEMFSLQIVDIYKDEALLEKFMLMIPVVEIDEEVVDYGRISKKSIRKRLL; encoded by the coding sequence GTGCAAAAATCGGTTATTTTATATTCGAAAGAGACATGCCCACTTTGTGATGAAGCATATGAACTACTTCTTGAGCTTCAAAAAGAGGAAATGTTCTCTCTTCAGATAGTTGATATTTATAAGGATGAGGCACTGTTAGAAAAGTTTATGCTGATGATACCCGTCGTTGAAATCGATGAGGAAGTAGTGGATTATGGTCGAATTTCAAAAAAATCGATAAGAAAACGCTTACTTTAA
- a CDS encoding sugar-binding transcriptional regulator: MRSLLSLQQKLLPDMLDVMNKRYRVLRQLRLMQPIGRRSLANSLGITERVLRSEVTFFKDQGLLHMSVQGMQLTEEGEQLLLELEPVMNEVSGLDNLEKRLKDKLGIPEVFIVPGDSDVTPWVKKEMGRAAVGRLKKFQLKDRVIAVTGGTTLAGVADMMIPSSDMEGTLFVPARGGLGEQVENQANTICAKMARKAHTDYRLLHVPDQLSEEAYQSLIEEPGVKDILEIIKSAGIVVHGIGEARTMAQRRKSTLDVIDKIEREDAVAEAFGYYFNQSGEVVHKVKTIGLQLEDLERSELVIAVAGGRSKAKAIEAYLKTGIQSILVTDEGAAKALLEGDSLY, from the coding sequence ATGCGCTCATTATTGTCACTTCAACAAAAATTATTGCCGGACATGTTAGATGTTATGAATAAGCGCTATCGGGTATTAAGACAGTTGAGGCTAATGCAGCCAATTGGCCGTAGAAGTCTTGCGAACAGTCTGGGTATAACCGAACGAGTTCTCAGAAGCGAAGTCACTTTCTTTAAAGATCAGGGGCTCCTACATATGTCTGTACAAGGTATGCAACTGACGGAGGAAGGCGAACAGCTACTTCTTGAGCTTGAACCGGTTATGAATGAAGTTTCCGGGCTTGATAATCTCGAAAAACGCTTGAAAGATAAACTTGGCATTCCGGAAGTATTTATTGTCCCTGGTGATAGTGATGTAACCCCCTGGGTAAAGAAAGAAATGGGCAGAGCCGCTGTGGGACGCTTGAAAAAGTTTCAGCTAAAAGATAGAGTGATTGCTGTAACAGGCGGTACCACGCTCGCAGGTGTGGCTGATATGATGATTCCTTCCTCAGATATGGAAGGGACGCTGTTTGTTCCGGCTCGAGGGGGCCTCGGAGAACAGGTTGAAAATCAGGCCAACACAATTTGTGCGAAAATGGCAAGAAAAGCCCATACTGACTATCGTTTGCTTCATGTTCCAGATCAATTGAGTGAAGAAGCATACCAATCCCTTATTGAAGAGCCTGGCGTGAAAGATATCCTTGAGATTATCAAGTCTGCCGGTATTGTGGTTCATGGGATTGGGGAAGCTAGAACGATGGCGCAAAGGCGTAAATCTACGCTTGATGTTATTGATAAGATTGAGCGTGAGGATGCTGTCGCTGAAGCGTTCGGGTATTACTTCAATCAGTCTGGTGAAGTCGTTCATAAAGTAAAAACGATCGGACTGCAGCTCGAAGATTTAGAGCGAAGTGAACTAGTCATTGCGGTAGCCGGCGGCCGTTCGAAAGCAAAAGCCATCGAAGCCTATCTTAAGACAGGGATTCAAAGTATCCTTGTGACTGATGAAGGCGCCGCTAAAGCGTTATTAGAGGGAGATTCCCTTTATTAA
- the gap gene encoding type I glyceraldehyde-3-phosphate dehydrogenase produces the protein MATKVGINGFGRIGRNVFRAALNNPGVDIVAVNDLTDANMLAHLLKYDSVHGELNVEVEVNGENLVVNGTEITVLSERDPAQLGWGDLGVEVVIESTGRFTNRDDAAKHLEAGAKKVVISAPAKDEDITVVLGVNEDKYDAASHHVISNASCTTNCLAPVAKVLNDKFGIKRGLMTTTHSYTNDQQILDLPHKDYRRARAAAENIIPTSTGAAKAVSLVLPELDGKLNGMAMRVPTPNVSIVDLVAELDKDVSVDEVNAALKEAAEGDLKGYLGYSDEPLVSKDYNGNPNSSIVDGLSTMGIDGNMVKVISWYDNEWGYSNRVVDLVDYIAAKGL, from the coding sequence ATGGCAACAAAAGTAGGTATTAACGGTTTTGGACGTATTGGACGTAACGTATTCCGTGCAGCATTAAACAACCCTGGTGTTGATATTGTAGCTGTAAACGATCTTACGGATGCAAACATGCTTGCACACCTTCTAAAATACGATTCCGTACATGGAGAACTTAATGTTGAAGTTGAAGTTAACGGCGAGAACCTTGTAGTTAACGGAACTGAAATCACTGTTCTTTCTGAGCGCGACCCAGCACAACTTGGATGGGGAGATCTTGGTGTTGAAGTGGTAATCGAATCCACTGGCCGTTTCACAAACCGTGACGATGCTGCGAAGCACCTTGAAGCAGGAGCTAAGAAAGTTGTCATCTCCGCACCAGCTAAAGACGAAGACATTACAGTTGTTCTAGGTGTTAACGAAGACAAGTACGATGCAGCTAGCCATCACGTAATCTCAAACGCATCTTGTACTACAAACTGTCTTGCACCAGTTGCTAAAGTATTGAACGACAAGTTCGGTATTAAGCGTGGTCTAATGACTACAACTCACTCTTATACAAACGATCAGCAAATTCTTGATCTTCCACATAAAGACTACCGTCGTGCTCGTGCGGCAGCTGAAAATATCATCCCAACATCTACAGGCGCTGCTAAAGCAGTATCTCTTGTACTTCCAGAGCTTGATGGTAAGTTGAATGGTATGGCTATGCGCGTACCTACACCTAACGTATCAATCGTTGACCTTGTAGCTGAACTTGATAAAGACGTTTCAGTTGACGAAGTAAATGCTGCTCTTAAAGAAGCTGCTGAAGGCGACCTTAAAGGATACCTTGGTTATAGCGACGAGCCACTAGTATCAAAAGACTACAACGGTAACCCGAACTCTTCAATCGTAGATGGTCTTTCTACTATGGGTATCGATGGAAACATGGTTAAAGTTATCTCTTGGTACGACAACGAGTGGGGCTATTCTAACCGTGTAGTAGATCTAGTCGACTACATTGCTGCAAAAGGGCTATAA
- a CDS encoding phosphoglycerate kinase, with amino-acid sequence MNKKSIRDVELKGKKVFCRVDFNVPMEDGKVTDETRIKAALPTIQHLADQGAKVILASHLGRPKGEAVDELRLDPVADRLSDLIGKTVTKTDAVYGEEVDRAIAGLEDGDLLLIENVRFEAGEEKNDEELAKKFAAMADLYVNDAFGAAHRAHASTEGIAHHIPAVAGFLMEKELEVLGSALTEPSRPFTAIIGGAKVKDKIGVIDHLLDKVDNLIIGGGLAYTFVKALGHEIGLSLLEEDKIELAKTFMDKAKEKGVNFYMPEDVVIGDDFSNDANTKIVSIEEIPSDWEALDIGPKTRETYSKVVADSKLVIWNGPMGVFELDVYANGTKAVAEALANANDTYSVIGGGDSAAAVEKFGYADQMSHISTGGGASLEFMEGKELPGVVALNDK; translated from the coding sequence ATGAACAAAAAGTCAATTCGTGATGTCGAGTTAAAAGGCAAAAAGGTATTTTGTCGCGTTGATTTCAATGTACCTATGGAAGATGGAAAGGTAACAGATGAAACGCGCATTAAAGCAGCACTTCCAACGATTCAGCATTTGGCTGATCAAGGAGCAAAAGTCATCCTTGCAAGCCATCTTGGTCGTCCTAAAGGTGAAGCTGTTGATGAGTTACGTCTTGATCCGGTTGCAGACCGTTTAAGCGACCTCATTGGCAAAACAGTAACAAAAACTGATGCAGTCTATGGTGAGGAAGTAGACCGTGCGATTGCAGGTCTTGAAGATGGCGACCTTCTTCTTATTGAGAATGTTCGTTTTGAAGCTGGAGAAGAGAAGAATGATGAAGAACTTGCGAAGAAATTTGCTGCAATGGCAGATCTTTACGTAAATGATGCTTTTGGAGCTGCACACCGTGCTCACGCTTCAACAGAAGGCATCGCTCATCATATTCCTGCTGTAGCTGGTTTTCTTATGGAAAAAGAACTTGAAGTTCTCGGAAGCGCGCTAACTGAGCCTTCTCGTCCATTTACTGCAATTATCGGTGGAGCGAAAGTAAAAGACAAAATCGGTGTGATTGATCATCTACTAGATAAAGTGGACAACTTGATCATCGGTGGTGGACTTGCTTATACATTCGTAAAAGCGCTTGGCCATGAAATCGGTCTTTCTCTTCTTGAAGAAGACAAAATTGAGCTTGCGAAAACATTCATGGATAAAGCGAAAGAAAAAGGCGTTAATTTCTATATGCCAGAAGACGTTGTTATTGGCGACGATTTCTCAAATGATGCAAACACGAAAATTGTAAGCATCGAAGAAATTCCTTCTGACTGGGAAGCGCTTGATATTGGACCAAAAACAAGAGAAACGTACAGCAAAGTTGTTGCTGATTCCAAGCTAGTTATCTGGAACGGCCCTATGGGTGTATTTGAACTAGATGTTTACGCTAATGGAACAAAAGCAGTAGCAGAAGCACTTGCTAATGCAAATGATACGTATTCTGTTATTGGTGGCGGTGACTCTGCAGCAGCGGTTGAGAAATTCGGCTATGCTGATCAAATGAGCCATATCTCTACTGGTGGCGGTGCTTCACTTGAGTTTATGGAAGGTAAAGAACTTCCTGGCGTTGTCGCACTTAACGACAAATAA
- the tpiA gene encoding triose-phosphate isomerase, with translation MRKPIIAGNWKMNKTLTETKSFVDEVKGLIPNGDRVDSVVCAPALFLDYLTDELEGTALQVGAQNMHFEENGAFTGEISPVALNDLGVGYVILGHSERRELFGETDEIVNQKTHSAFKHNLTPIICVGETLEQRESNVTEDVVKGQVQKAIAGLTNEQVAQSVIAYEPIWAIGTGKTATSDQANDVCAFIRGVLKDETSDETANAVRIQYGGSVKPGNIDELMGKSDIDGALVGGASLDAKSFLQLLEAGQNA, from the coding sequence ATGCGCAAACCAATCATCGCAGGTAACTGGAAGATGAACAAAACACTTACGGAAACAAAAAGCTTTGTTGACGAAGTGAAAGGACTTATTCCTAATGGCGATCGCGTAGATTCCGTTGTCTGTGCTCCTGCTCTTTTCCTTGATTATTTAACGGATGAGCTAGAAGGAACAGCACTTCAAGTAGGTGCTCAAAACATGCACTTTGAAGAAAATGGCGCGTTTACAGGTGAAATCAGCCCTGTCGCACTTAACGATCTTGGAGTAGGCTATGTCATTCTTGGTCACTCTGAACGCCGTGAGCTATTTGGTGAAACGGACGAAATCGTTAACCAGAAAACTCATTCAGCGTTTAAACATAACCTAACACCGATCATCTGTGTTGGTGAAACGCTTGAACAGCGTGAAAGCAACGTAACAGAAGATGTCGTTAAAGGACAAGTTCAAAAGGCAATCGCTGGTCTTACAAATGAACAGGTAGCTCAATCTGTCATCGCATATGAGCCGATCTGGGCAATTGGAACTGGCAAAACAGCAACAAGTGATCAAGCAAATGATGTATGTGCATTTATCCGCGGCGTCCTTAAAGACGAAACGTCTGACGAAACAGCTAATGCGGTCCGTATCCAATATGGCGGCAGTGTGAAACCTGGTAACATTGACGAGCTTATGGGTAAATCCGACATTGATGGAGCTTTAGTCGGCGGCGCGAGTCTTGATGCGAAATCTTTCCTTCAGCTTTTGGAGGCTGGTCAGAATGCCTAA
- the gpmI gene encoding 2,3-bisphosphoglycerate-independent phosphoglycerate mutase, with amino-acid sequence MPKKPEALIILDGFGLRDEEKGNAVAHAKKPNFDRYWNQYPHATLQASGKAVGLPDGQMGNSEVGHLNIGAGRIVYQSLTRVNLAIEEGDFFENETFLEAIDHAKKKGTSLHLFGLLSDGGIHSHIKHLFALLELAAKQGLEDVYVHGFLDGRDVGQQSAKTYIQQLEEKMEEVGVGRLATLSGRYYSMDRDKRWDRVEKSYRALAYGEGPSYKDPNELIDDNYKNEIYDEFVLPSVMTEEDGSPIATVDDEDAVIFFNFRPDRAIQISQVFTNDDFRGFDRGEERPKDLHFVSLTRFSETVGGDVAFKPTNLDNTLGEVLAQQDYKQLRIAETEKYPHVTFFFSGGREEEFPGEERILIDSPKVATYDLKPEMSAYEVTDALLKELDADKHDAIILNFANPDMVGHSGMLEPTVKAIEAVDECLGKIVDKILEKGGNAIITADHGNSDEVTTLDGDAMTAHTTNPVPVIVTKDGAELRTDGILADLSPTLLDLLGGKQPKEMTGKSLIK; translated from the coding sequence ATGCCTAAAAAGCCAGAAGCTTTAATCATCTTAGATGGTTTCGGCCTTAGAGATGAAGAAAAAGGAAATGCCGTAGCTCATGCGAAAAAACCGAATTTTGACCGTTACTGGAACCAATATCCACACGCTACCCTACAAGCGAGTGGTAAAGCAGTTGGTCTTCCAGACGGACAAATGGGTAACTCAGAAGTTGGCCACTTGAATATCGGTGCAGGACGCATTGTTTATCAAAGCTTAACAAGAGTAAATCTTGCAATTGAAGAAGGCGACTTCTTCGAGAACGAAACATTTCTAGAGGCTATTGACCATGCGAAGAAAAAAGGGACAAGCCTACACTTGTTCGGACTTCTTTCTGACGGTGGTATTCATAGTCACATTAAACATCTTTTCGCTCTTCTTGAACTTGCTGCTAAGCAAGGTTTAGAAGATGTCTATGTTCACGGTTTCCTTGATGGTCGTGATGTTGGCCAACAATCTGCGAAAACCTACATTCAGCAGTTAGAGGAAAAAATGGAAGAAGTCGGAGTAGGTCGTCTTGCGACTCTCTCAGGACGTTATTATTCCATGGACCGCGACAAGCGTTGGGATCGCGTAGAGAAGTCTTACCGTGCCCTGGCATACGGTGAAGGCCCTTCTTACAAAGATCCAAATGAGTTAATTGATGATAATTACAAGAATGAAATCTATGATGAATTCGTTCTTCCTTCCGTTATGACAGAAGAAGACGGTTCACCGATTGCGACGGTAGATGATGAGGATGCAGTAATCTTCTTTAACTTCCGTCCTGACCGAGCAATCCAGATTTCACAAGTCTTTACGAATGATGATTTCCGCGGTTTCGATCGTGGGGAAGAACGTCCGAAAGATCTTCACTTTGTCTCACTCACTCGTTTTAGTGAAACAGTTGGAGGCGACGTTGCTTTCAAACCAACAAACCTTGATAACACGCTTGGTGAAGTACTAGCTCAGCAGGACTACAAGCAGCTGCGTATTGCTGAGACAGAGAAATACCCACACGTTACTTTCTTCTTTAGCGGTGGACGCGAAGAAGAGTTTCCTGGGGAAGAGCGCATTCTTATCGACTCTCCGAAGGTTGCAACCTATGACTTGAAGCCGGAGATGAGTGCCTACGAAGTAACGGACGCGTTACTGAAAGAGCTCGATGCCGATAAGCACGATGCGATTATCTTGAACTTTGCTAACCCTGACATGGTAGGGCATTCCGGAATGCTTGAACCGACAGTCAAAGCGATTGAAGCTGTTGACGAATGTCTTGGTAAGATCGTTGATAAAATTTTAGAAAAAGGCGGAAATGCGATCATTACCGCTGACCACGGGAACTCTGATGAAGTCACGACGCTTGATGGCGATGCGATGACTGCTCATACAACGAATCCTGTACCTGTTATTGTTACTAAAGACGGTGCTGAGCTTCGTACAGACGGAATTCTTGCGGACCTTTCACCAACCCTTCTTGATTTGCTTGGCGGCAAGCAACCGAAGGAAATGACAGGGAAATCATTAATTAAATAA
- the eno gene encoding phosphopyruvate hydratase, producing MPIITDVYAREVLDSRGNPTVEVEVFTDAGVKARAMVPSGASTGEYEAVELRDGDKDRYLGKGVEKAVANINETIAPELVGMSVYDQLGIDHMMIDLDGTDNKGNLGANAILGVSMAVARAAAEELELPLYVYLGGFNAKTLPTPMMNILNGGEHADNNVDIQEFMVMPVGAPSFKEALRTGAEIFHSLKGVLKEKGLNTSVGDEGGFAPNLGSNEEAIQTIIEAIEKAGYKPGEEVMLALDVASSEIYSDGKYNLAGEGVVKTSEEMIEFYSQLCEKYPIISIEDGLDENDWEGWEKLTQALGEKVQLVGDDLFVTNTNKLSEGIERSVGNSILIKVNQIGTLTETFDAVEMAKRAGYTAVISHRSGETEDTTIADIAVATNAGQIKTGAPSRTDRVAKYNQLLRIEDELEHLAIYGGRKSFYNLDKK from the coding sequence ATGCCAATCATTACTGACGTTTATGCACGCGAGGTCCTTGACTCCCGCGGCAATCCAACAGTTGAAGTAGAAGTATTTACAGACGCAGGCGTTAAAGCACGCGCAATGGTACCATCTGGCGCATCCACTGGTGAATACGAAGCAGTTGAACTTCGTGACGGTGACAAAGATCGCTACCTTGGTAAAGGCGTAGAAAAAGCAGTAGCTAACATTAACGAAACAATCGCTCCAGAGCTAGTAGGAATGAGCGTTTATGATCAGCTTGGAATCGACCACATGATGATCGACCTTGATGGTACTGATAACAAAGGCAATCTAGGTGCTAACGCTATTCTTGGCGTATCTATGGCTGTTGCACGTGCAGCTGCTGAAGAGCTTGAACTTCCACTTTACGTTTATCTTGGTGGTTTCAATGCCAAAACTCTTCCAACACCAATGATGAACATTCTTAATGGTGGAGAGCACGCTGATAACAACGTAGACATTCAAGAATTTATGGTTATGCCTGTTGGAGCACCTTCTTTCAAAGAAGCACTTCGCACTGGCGCTGAAATTTTCCACAGCCTTAAAGGTGTTTTGAAAGAAAAAGGCCTTAACACTTCTGTAGGTGACGAAGGCGGATTCGCTCCTAACCTTGGTTCAAACGAAGAAGCGATCCAAACAATTATCGAAGCTATCGAAAAAGCTGGCTACAAGCCTGGTGAAGAAGTAATGCTCGCTCTAGACGTAGCATCTTCTGAAATCTATAGCGACGGTAAATACAACCTTGCTGGTGAAGGCGTAGTGAAGACATCTGAAGAAATGATCGAATTCTACAGCCAGCTATGTGAAAAATACCCAATCATCTCAATTGAAGATGGTCTTGACGAAAACGACTGGGAAGGCTGGGAGAAACTTACTCAAGCTCTTGGTGAGAAAGTTCAACTTGTTGGTGACGATCTTTTCGTTACAAACACAAACAAACTTTCTGAAGGAATCGAGCGCAGTGTAGGTAACTCTATCCTAATCAAAGTGAACCAAATTGGTACACTAACTGAAACGTTTGATGCTGTTGAAATGGCGAAGCGCGCTGGATACACAGCTGTTATTTCTCACCGTTCTGGTGAAACAGAAGATACAACAATCGCTGACATCGCTGTTGCGACTAACGCTGGACAAATTAAGACAGGCGCACCGTCTCGTACGGACCGCGTAGCTAAATACAACCAGCTTCTTCGTATCGAAGATGAGCTTGAGCACCTTGCAATCTACGGTGGCCGTAAAAGCTTCTACAACTTAGATAAGAAGTAA
- the secG gene encoding preprotein translocase subunit SecG, which translates to MHLAATIALVIVSILLITVVLLQSGKSAGLSGAITGGAEQLFGKQKARGFEAVLNKVTVVLAVLFFVLSILVAYLV; encoded by the coding sequence ATGCATCTTGCAGCTACAATTGCATTAGTTATCGTTTCAATCTTACTTATTACTGTCGTATTGCTTCAGTCTGGTAAAAGCGCTGGGTTATCAGGAGCCATTACAGGTGGAGCTGAGCAATTATTCGGAAAGCAAAAAGCCCGCGGCTTTGAAGCGGTTTTAAATAAAGTAACGGTAGTACTTGCCGTATTGTTCTTTGTTCTTTCAATTCTCGTTGCGTATCTCGTGTAA
- a CDS encoding alpha/beta hydrolase, whose product MKVVAPKPFTFEGGNRAVLMLHGFTGNTADVRMMGRYLQEQGYTCHAPQYEGHGVPPEELVHTGPQDWWKNVKEGYEKLKSMGHEEIAVVGLSLGGVFSLKLGYTVPVKGIVPMCAPMDMKDEETMYQGVLSYAREYKKFERKSPEQIEEEMEAFKETPMNTLGELRDLIYDVRDNIDMIYAPTFVAQARHDEMINTESANVIHDHVESDEKSLKWYENSTHAITLGKEKEELHKDVHAFLDGLDWSK is encoded by the coding sequence ATGAAAGTAGTAGCACCTAAGCCATTTACATTTGAAGGAGGCAATCGCGCGGTACTGATGTTGCATGGCTTTACTGGAAATACAGCAGATGTCCGAATGATGGGACGTTATTTGCAGGAACAGGGATATACGTGTCATGCCCCGCAATATGAAGGACATGGCGTTCCCCCAGAAGAGTTAGTACATACAGGTCCTCAAGACTGGTGGAAAAACGTCAAAGAGGGGTATGAAAAGCTGAAAAGCATGGGGCATGAGGAAATAGCTGTTGTGGGATTATCGCTTGGAGGCGTATTTTCTTTAAAGCTCGGTTATACTGTTCCTGTAAAGGGAATCGTACCCATGTGCGCCCCAATGGATATGAAGGATGAAGAAACGATGTATCAGGGTGTTCTTTCTTACGCAAGAGAATATAAGAAATTTGAACGGAAGTCTCCTGAACAAATTGAAGAAGAAATGGAAGCGTTCAAAGAAACCCCAATGAACACGCTCGGAGAACTTCGAGACCTGATCTATGATGTGCGTGATAACATTGATATGATTTATGCTCCGACATTTGTCGCTCAGGCAAGACACGATGAGATGATTAATACGGAGAGTGCGAATGTAATTCATGATCATGTAGAATCAGATGAGAAGAGCTTGAAATGGTATGAGAATTCAACACACGCTATTACGCTTGGAAAAGAGAAAGAGGAACTTCATAAGGACGTGCACGCATTTCTTGATGGACTTGATTGGTCTAAATAA
- the rnr gene encoding ribonuclease R has translation MAEEHEQRILSFMKEEAYKPLTVQELEEVFGVKDSSEFKEFVKTLNGMEDEGLIVRTRSNRYGIPEKMNLVRGKLQVHAKGFAFLISDSDTGEKDVYINQSDLEGAMNGDRVIARLHQKSSGTRPEGTVIRIIERGVKRTVGTYSDSKHFGFVIADDKRIPHDIFIPKGATGGAVDGHKVVVEITKYPEGRMSAEGRITEILGHKNDPGVDILSIIYKHELPGEFPDATMKQANDTPDQIDEKEIEGRRDLREETIVTIDGADAKDLDDAVNVVKLPNGNYKLGVHIADVTYYVTENSPIDQEALDRGTSVYLVDRVIPMIPHRLSNGICSLNPQVDRLTISCEMEITTQGEVVNHEIFPSVIRTNERMTYTDVRKILKREDDEVLERYKSLVPFFDGMGELAEILRKGRFERGAIDFDFAEAKVLVDEEGAPQEIVQRERSVAERLIEEFMLVANETVAQHFHFMEVPFMYRIHEDPDSDKLNTFFEFITNFGYVVRGNANTVHPRALQKLLEEVKGEPEEAVISKVMLRSMQQAKYFPESLGHFGLSTDFYTHFTSPIRRYPDLIVHRLIRTYLFEKKVDNQTTSKWGEALGEIAQHASAMERRAVDAERETDDLKKAEFMKDKIGEEFEGVISGVTNFGLFVELPNTIEGLVHVSYLTDDYYHYDEGAYAMIGERTGNVYRIGDEIAIRVLNVNIDERAIDFEIVGMKPPKERRRRESPKVIEGGKRKKRGKSSNKTTDAGQKKRKFSPPKDGQGTKKKAKNKKKKRRNNNA, from the coding sequence ATGGCAGAAGAACATGAACAGAGAATATTGAGCTTCATGAAAGAGGAAGCATACAAACCACTAACTGTACAAGAACTTGAAGAAGTTTTTGGAGTGAAAGATTCAAGTGAGTTTAAGGAGTTTGTGAAAACCCTAAACGGGATGGAAGATGAAGGTTTAATTGTAAGAACAAGAAGTAACCGCTATGGCATTCCTGAGAAAATGAATCTTGTAAGAGGAAAGCTACAGGTGCATGCAAAAGGTTTTGCATTCCTGATTTCAGATAGCGACACTGGCGAGAAGGATGTTTATATTAACCAGAGTGACCTTGAGGGAGCGATGAATGGAGACCGTGTCATCGCACGACTACATCAAAAATCATCAGGGACACGTCCAGAGGGGACCGTTATTCGTATCATTGAGCGTGGTGTTAAGCGCACAGTTGGTACATACTCTGACAGCAAGCATTTTGGTTTTGTGATTGCGGATGATAAACGAATCCCACATGACATTTTTATTCCAAAAGGGGCTACTGGTGGTGCGGTTGACGGCCACAAAGTCGTTGTCGAAATTACGAAGTATCCTGAAGGACGTATGAGTGCTGAAGGACGAATTACAGAAATACTAGGACACAAGAATGATCCTGGAGTAGATATTCTTTCCATTATTTATAAACATGAATTACCAGGCGAATTTCCGGATGCAACGATGAAACAGGCCAATGACACGCCTGATCAAATTGATGAGAAGGAAATTGAAGGTAGACGTGATTTGCGTGAAGAAACGATTGTAACGATTGATGGTGCTGATGCAAAAGACCTTGATGATGCGGTTAACGTTGTTAAACTTCCAAACGGGAACTATAAATTAGGTGTTCATATTGCTGACGTCACGTATTATGTCACTGAGAACTCTCCAATTGATCAAGAAGCGCTTGATCGTGGTACGAGTGTCTATCTTGTCGATCGTGTAATCCCGATGATTCCACACCGACTATCAAACGGTATTTGTAGTTTAAATCCTCAAGTGGATCGTTTAACGATTTCATGTGAGATGGAAATTACAACGCAGGGGGAAGTTGTGAATCATGAAATTTTCCCAAGCGTTATTCGTACAAATGAGCGAATGACATATACGGATGTACGTAAAATTCTTAAACGTGAAGACGATGAAGTACTTGAGCGCTATAAATCTCTTGTTCCATTCTTTGATGGCATGGGAGAACTAGCTGAAATCTTAAGAAAAGGTCGCTTCGAACGAGGCGCTATTGATTTTGATTTTGCGGAAGCCAAAGTCCTTGTAGATGAAGAAGGGGCACCTCAGGAGATTGTTCAACGAGAACGCTCGGTAGCTGAACGTTTAATTGAAGAATTTATGCTTGTAGCGAACGAAACAGTTGCACAACATTTCCACTTCATGGAAGTGCCGTTTATGTACCGTATTCACGAAGATCCGGATTCAGACAAACTCAATACATTCTTTGAGTTTATTACAAACTTCGGCTATGTCGTACGAGGTAATGCTAACACGGTGCACCCGCGTGCGCTTCAAAAGCTTTTAGAAGAAGTGAAAGGTGAGCCAGAAGAAGCGGTCATCAGTAAGGTTATGCTTCGCTCTATGCAACAGGCGAAATACTTCCCTGAAAGTCTCGGCCACTTCGGTTTATCGACAGATTTCTATACGCATTTCACATCGCCAATTCGTCGTTATCCTGACTTAATTGTGCATCGTTTAATTCGTACGTACCTGTTTGAGAAAAAAGTCGACAATCAGACAACTTCTAAGTGGGGCGAAGCGCTTGGTGAAATCGCTCAGCACGCTTCAGCGATGGAACGACGTGCAGTTGACGCTGAACGCGAAACCGATGATCTGAAAAAAGCTGAGTTTATGAAAGATAAAATTGGGGAAGAGTTCGAAGGCGTGATTAGCGGCGTAACAAACTTTGGCTTATTTGTTGAATTGCCAAATACAATCGAAGGGCTTGTCCACGTTAGCTATTTAACCGATGACTATTACCATTATGACGAGGGTGCTTATGCGATGATCGGCGAACGTACCGGTAACGTATACCGCATCGGTGACGAAATCGCCATTCGCGTCTTAAATGTTAACATTGACGAACGAGCGATCGACTTCGAAATTGTTGGCATGAAGCCACCGAAAGAACGTCGTCGTAGAGAAAGTCCTAAAGTTATTGAAGGCGGAAAGCGTAAAAAACGTGGGAAGTCATCGAATAAAACAACTGATGCAGGACAGAAAAAAAGAAAGTTCTCTCCACCTAAAGATGGTCAGGGAACGAAAAAGAAAGCAAAAAACAAAAAGAAAAAACGTCGAAATAATAATGCTTAA